The genomic window CGGCGCGCTGGACCGGCGCGGATTTCTTCCGGCCGAGCCCTTCGGCTTCTCGAACGACTTCCGGCCCCGGTTCGGCCCGCCGTCGTTTTCGGACCTGGCCATCCGGCTTGCCGGCGGAGACGAACGGCAGTCCATCCGCCTGGTCCCGCCGCCCCGCGGCGGGGAGTGGTCGGTCGGCGCCGCGATGATCGCAAAGACGGAGTCGTACCGCGGCATGGAAGACCGGGTCATCCCGATCCCCTTCGTCAGCTACGTCGGGCCGCGGCTCCAGTGGTTCGGCCCGATAGCCAGCCTCACCGCGTACGAGGCCGGCGGGTTTTCCGTCGCCGGCACGGCGCGGTACACCTTCGACGGTTACGAACAGGGCGATGCCCCGATCTTCGAGGGCATGCCGGACCGCGACGGCACCCTCGAGGCCGGGGCGCGGATCGGCTGGGCGTTCGCCCCCCGCTGGAGGGTCGACGGCGGCTTCCTGCACGACGCGCTCGGGCGGCACGACGGATTCCGCGCCAACCTCGCCTTGCGCCGGACCTTCACCGCGGGGAAACTGACCCTGGTTCCTGAACTGGCCCTGGAGTGGCTGGACGACTCCGTCGCGGGCTACTACTACGGCGTGAAGCCCGCCTGCGCGCGGGAGGACCGGCCCGCGTACGCGCCGGACGACGCATGGGAACCGCGATTGGGCGTTTCGTTTCTGTATCCCGCCGGGGAAAAATGGCTTCTTTCGCTGCGCCTCGCCGCCCGACTTCTGCCGAAAGAACTCACGCACAGCCCGCTGGTCGGAGACGACGAAGAAATCACGGCGTTCATGAGCGTGAGCCGGGCGCTGTAGCCGGGATCGCCGATCCCGGCGCAGGTATCCCGGCCGGCCTCACCGAGGCCGGCTACAGCTTCACGGCCGCCGAACGCCGAGGCGGTAAAAGCGCAGGTCGGAACTCGTGTTCGTGTCCACCGCATTGGTCGGGCCATGGCCGACCAGGTTGGTCAGTCCCGGGATCTCCCGCCAGTCGGGCGACCGCAGGTCGTTCGTGTTGTACCAGACGCCGTAGAATCGCCCGCTGACGGCTTCCCAGTGAAGCTGAAATCCGCCGCTGTCCGCCGAGAACAGGCCCTCCACATCGAACGTCGCCGTTGCGCTCAACGGGTCGAGCCCCGCGATGTACTTGGAGAGATTGCTCATGCCGCTGCCGCTCTCGTCGTCCGCGGCATCGTTGCGGTTGAGCGGCTGGAAGCCGTAGTCCGACTCCCACTCGTCGTCCATGCCGTCGCCGTCGCTGTCGGACGACACGGCCGTCTGCACCGAGTAGGCGAGGGTCTGGTCGTTGAACCGGAAAGTGTAGAGACCGCCCGCCAGGTTGGTGGCCACGATGTTGAGGGCCGAGGAATCCGCGGTGCCGGAAATCGGCACCTGCTGGCTGCCCTGGTTCAGGTCGCCCCAATTGGTCGTCCACGAGTCATTGGAGACGAACTTGAACTCGATCAGGTTGGTGGCCGGCAGCTCCAGCACGGCGGCCCAGGTGTTGTTCGTCACCTTCCGCATGTTTCGCGAGCCTTCGTTCCAGTTGTTGAAGGTGCCCGCGACGGCCATGTTGCTGTAGCTGGACGTGTAGGCCGCCGGCGCAGCGGTTTCCGAGCCCCGGTAGGTCGCCACGACCGCTCGCTCACCGCCGGTATCGGGCACTTTAACGGTCAGGCGGCGAAGCGCGGCATCGTAGCACCAGGCCGCGCCGGCATTCGTGCGGATGGCGGCGGGCGCCACGCGGGTCACTGCCGAGCCTCCCAGCGTCACGCCGCTCGCGGGCGGCACGCCATGGGCCACGATGAAATAATCCCGCTCGCCGGGGTCGTAGGAGCCCTGCCGCGCTCCGACGGTGAAGGAAAACGAGGAGGCGTTGGTCTGGCTGGTCAGTCGCGAGGCAGCGTACTGGCCGGCCAGGTAGTTGGTGGTCGACCCGTCGTCCTCGTAAAGGGTGAACTCGGCGGAAGCCGCGGGCCAGACGTGCAGGTCCAGGTAGTCGGGCTCGCTTTCATCCGTGTAGTTCATCCAGGGACCCATCGGGACGATGGAACCCTCGCGGACAAAGAGAGGAATCGACGCAACGGACGCCGGCACCGTGAGGGTCTGTCCGCCGCCGTGCCGGGTGTCGAAGCGATAGTCGTACCACCACGTGCCGTACGGCAGATAGACTTCGCGCTGCCGGGCGCCTTCCGTCCAGACCGGCGCCACGAGCAGCGCATCGCCCACCATGAAATCGTATTCGTTGAGCTGGCTGTTGGTGGCGTACATGTTGCCGTCAGCGCGGAAGTGGAAGGCGGGAGGCGTATTCATCGGCGCACCGTTGGTCGTGGACCGGTGCGCCAGCGTGTACAGGTAAGGCATGAGCTCGTACCGGAAGCGAATGTGCTCGCGGATAATCTCGAAGTACGGGCTGTCAAACGCCCAGGGCGGGCGATCGGGCTCGCCCTCGACGTCCATCGAGTGCGCCCGGGCAAACGGGTTGAAGACGCCCCACTGCACCCAGCGGGTCATCATCTCGTTGGACGGGTGGTTGATGAACCCGCCGATGTCGTGGCCGAACATTGCCTGGCCGGAGATCATGACGCTGATTCCCAGCCGGATGTTGTGCCGCAGGTGATCCCAGCTCGAGATGTTGTCACCGCTCCACCCTCCGGCATAGGCCTGTACCCCGGGCCAGCCCGAGCGGCTCAAGACGAAAGGGCGGCCGGCCGGGTCGCGGGTCTTCAGCGTATCGTACGTCAGCGAGGTCTGCCGGACGTTGAAGGTGTTCTTGTTGACCTGGTGCCACTTGCGGCTGTCGTTGTTGTTCGTGCCGCCGCCGTACCGGTCGTCGCAGTAGTACACGACGTTCAGCGCCATCGCATTTTCGTTGGGCTCGTTGAGATCGTTCCAGATGCCGGCGAAGGGATACTGGTGCAGGTAATTCGTCATCTTTGCCTTCCACCATTCCCGCGCGAACGAGCTGCTGAAGTCCAGCCAGGAGACGTTGCCCAGGAAATTCGTGCCGACGTAGGTGGACAAGTCGTTAGCCTTGAGGAAATGCAGGTTGGCGTAGGCCTCGCCGTACAGCGGGTCGCTGGTCTTCATCAGCGGCTCGATCAGGGGCACGACGCGCACCCCTTTGCCCGCCGCGTACTGGATCAGGCCGGAGACGTTCGTGTAGCCCGCGTTGAACGTCATCTGGTGGTAGTTGTCCTGCGAGCCGATGTCGAGGTACACCGCGTCCAGCGGCACGCCGTACTGCCGGAACTGGTCGAGCAGCGTATGGACCTGGTGCTGCACCCAGTAGGAGTGGCGCGAATGGTGGTAGCCGTAGGCCCACTTCGGCAGCTTCGCGGGGTAGCCCGTCAGCTCGGAGTAGCGGTTCAGCACGTCCAGCGGAACATGATCGGCCCCGCCGCCGAAGAAGTAGTAATCGAGCTGGCCGTCCCCCGCCTCGAAGGAATAGGCGTCGCCCCACTGCGTGCCCATGCGGAAGGTCGGGCGCGTCGGGTTGTTGAAGAATACGCCGTACGCCCGCGCCGGGGTCCCGTTCGTCGCCGGACGCATCCCGTAGTACATCGGCAGCGTCATGTACATCGGGTTCCGGGATTCCTGCCAGTAATACGTGTCCTGGTTCCAGCCCTGGATGTTGTAGCCGCGCCGGTTCAGCGGCCCCGCGAACTCGCCCAGGCCGAAGTACGCCTCGTCGGCGGGCATCTCCATGACCGCCTTCAGCTTGAAGCCGTTCGGCAGGTTGCTGACCGACACGGAGCCCCAGTTGACCATCTCGTAGGAGCTGTCGCTCGCCGGCTGGTAGTCCCAGTCGTATTCCATCCGCCGCGCACGCAGCAGTTCGTAACCGGACGGGTCCTTGAACCGGATGTTGAAAGCAGGCGTCTTCTCGATCTCCACGCGAACCTGCGTGGTCGTGAAGACGAACTGCGTGCTGCCGTTGTCGCTGAACCCGATTCCGAACGACGGCCAGTTCGAGAACGGCTTGGCGATGCCGACCTCCTCCTTGTCCCACAGCGAATCCCAGTGGAACCGGACCCGCACCACGTCCGGGGCATGCGGCGCGACTTCCACTGCGCCGGTCGGGGACAGGTGAAAGAGGAAACTCCGGTTGCCGGAGGCCGCGTTGGTCAGCACCTGCACCGACGACACCGGGCCGTTGGTTTGGATCGCCGCCCGGCCCGAAAGCGCCAACAGCGGCAGGATGATACACGCCGCCTTGGTCGGAAATCGAATGTATATGCTCATGCCGGGGCCTCCGCCTGATTCGTTTTTACTTTACACCCAGATGAATACATCGTCCAGTAGGACCTGTTTTCGCCGCAGGCAAATGAATATCGTGCTCACAGGCGCCATCGGTTCAGGAAAAAGCGCCGCCGTCCGGGCGATCATGGCCCGGCTCGGTTGGCGCGAGCCGGCCGGGTTCTTCACGAGCCGCCGGCCCGGAGCGCTGGTCCTTCAGTCGTGGCGCGGCGAAGGGGGGCCCTGCGCCCGACGGGACGACGCCCGGAAGCCGCCCTACGAAGTGATCCCGGAGGTTTTTACCGGCTTCGCCGTGAAATGCCTGGGAACCGGGAGGGCGCCCGCGATCCTGGATGAACTCGGCGTCCTGGAACTGGACCTCCCCGTTTTCACCCGGGCCGTCGCGGACCTCTTCACGCGCGACGGCCCGGTGCTGGCCGTCATCCAGGAGCGCGCGCTGGACCGGTGGCGGGACATCATCGGGGCGTCGAAGATCCACCGCGTGTTCCGGGTCGAGGCCGGGAACCGGGACCGGCTGCCGGAGGACATCGCGACCGCCTTCCTGCATCGGTAGGGCCCCGAC from Kiritimatiellia bacterium includes these protein-coding regions:
- a CDS encoding DUF5110 domain-containing protein, with product MSIYIRFPTKAACIILPLLALSGRAAIQTNGPVSSVQVLTNAASGNRSFLFHLSPTGAVEVAPHAPDVVRVRFHWDSLWDKEEVGIAKPFSNWPSFGIGFSDNGSTQFVFTTTQVRVEIEKTPAFNIRFKDPSGYELLRARRMEYDWDYQPASDSSYEMVNWGSVSVSNLPNGFKLKAVMEMPADEAYFGLGEFAGPLNRRGYNIQGWNQDTYYWQESRNPMYMTLPMYYGMRPATNGTPARAYGVFFNNPTRPTFRMGTQWGDAYSFEAGDGQLDYYFFGGGADHVPLDVLNRYSELTGYPAKLPKWAYGYHHSRHSYWVQHQVHTLLDQFRQYGVPLDAVYLDIGSQDNYHQMTFNAGYTNVSGLIQYAAGKGVRVVPLIEPLMKTSDPLYGEAYANLHFLKANDLSTYVGTNFLGNVSWLDFSSSFAREWWKAKMTNYLHQYPFAGIWNDLNEPNENAMALNVVYYCDDRYGGGTNNNDSRKWHQVNKNTFNVRQTSLTYDTLKTRDPAGRPFVLSRSGWPGVQAYAGGWSGDNISSWDHLRHNIRLGISVMISGQAMFGHDIGGFINHPSNEMMTRWVQWGVFNPFARAHSMDVEGEPDRPPWAFDSPYFEIIREHIRFRYELMPYLYTLAHRSTTNGAPMNTPPAFHFRADGNMYATNSQLNEYDFMVGDALLVAPVWTEGARQREVYLPYGTWWYDYRFDTRHGGGQTLTVPASVASIPLFVREGSIVPMGPWMNYTDESEPDYLDLHVWPAASAEFTLYEDDGSTTNYLAGQYAASRLTSQTNASSFSFTVGARQGSYDPGERDYFIVAHGVPPASGVTLGGSAVTRVAPAAIRTNAGAAWCYDAALRRLTVKVPDTGGERAVVATYRGSETAAPAAYTSSYSNMAVAGTFNNWNEGSRNMRKVTNNTWAAVLELPATNLIEFKFVSNDSWTTNWGDLNQGSQQVPISGTADSSALNIVATNLAGGLYTFRFNDQTLAYSVQTAVSSDSDGDGMDDEWESDYGFQPLNRNDAADDESGSGMSNLSKYIAGLDPLSATATFDVEGLFSADSGGFQLHWEAVSGRFYGVWYNTNDLRSPDWREIPGLTNLVGHGPTNAVDTNTSSDLRFYRLGVRRP
- a CDS encoding MipA/OmpV family protein; protein product: MRKLATALGLLAAGFIYPARAATLEIRVTGVSTSGPVRAAVYASPESYENKKAWKESAAWPAEDDARFRFEGLPPGEYAVRVYQDINDNGALDRRGFLPAEPFGFSNDFRPRFGPPSFSDLAIRLAGGDERQSIRLVPPPRGGEWSVGAAMIAKTESYRGMEDRVIPIPFVSYVGPRLQWFGPIASLTAYEAGGFSVAGTARYTFDGYEQGDAPIFEGMPDRDGTLEAGARIGWAFAPRWRVDGGFLHDALGRHDGFRANLALRRTFTAGKLTLVPELALEWLDDSVAGYYYGVKPACAREDRPAYAPDDAWEPRLGVSFLYPAGEKWLLSLRLAARLLPKELTHSPLVGDDEEITAFMSVSRAL